The following are encoded together in the Bradyrhizobium genosp. L genome:
- a CDS encoding DUF2865 domain-containing protein: MATRRSRRWAFGIAALCCVALAPAARAQDFFQQLFGGFTERRAPLIRVPFDDGYAPAPAARVERPRISTGGGQAYCVRTCDGRYFPLAATGNQSKADTCNSFCPSAATEVVYGGSIDSAETESGKSYADLPNAFRYRDEIVAGCTCNGKDPVGLAAVKIEDDPTLRKGDIVAGKDGLMSVGRTDRRGAELNFTPVPDRIRAKYERPAVVARE, encoded by the coding sequence ATGGCGACACGGCGCAGCAGGCGGTGGGCATTCGGGATAGCGGCCTTGTGCTGCGTCGCGCTGGCGCCCGCCGCCCGCGCCCAGGATTTCTTCCAGCAGCTGTTCGGCGGCTTCACGGAGCGGCGGGCCCCGCTGATCCGGGTGCCGTTCGACGACGGCTATGCACCGGCTCCCGCGGCGCGGGTCGAGCGCCCGCGGATCAGCACCGGCGGCGGCCAGGCCTATTGCGTGCGGACCTGCGACGGCCGCTACTTTCCGCTGGCGGCGACCGGCAACCAGAGCAAGGCGGACACCTGCAACAGCTTCTGCCCGTCAGCCGCGACCGAGGTGGTCTACGGCGGCAGCATCGACAGCGCCGAGACCGAGAGCGGCAAGTCCTATGCCGACCTGCCGAACGCGTTCCGCTATCGTGACGAGATCGTCGCCGGGTGCACCTGCAACGGCAAGGATCCGGTCGGGCTCGCCGCAGTCAAGATCGAGGACGACCCGACCCTGCGCAAGGGCGACATCGTCGCCGGCAAGGACGGATTGATGTCGGTCGGCCGCACCGACCGCCGCGGTGCCGAGCTCAACTTCACCCCGGTGCCCGACCGTATCCGCGCCAAATACGAGCGCCCGGCCGTGGTGGCGCGCGAGTGA
- a CDS encoding L,D-transpeptidase, whose amino-acid sequence MTQQSLVSRRLASRAARTLAFASMMFAAPFVLGGAAHAQQMNSSALGYASSQPDGFPNGQVMDDQATEDGALPERLRRTVVALNTSEAPGTVIIDTGNTALYYVLGGGRAIRYGVGVGREGFTWAGVQTISHKAEWPDWHPPAEMIKRQPYLPRFMAGGPGNPLGARAMYLGSSEYRIHGTNDPSTIGKFVSSGCIRLTNEDVADLFSRVDVGTKVVVMPKNAPHLAARELGPSTTEISVRSAPARQSAVMTLPSGRQAMNIPVSGSLY is encoded by the coding sequence ATGACACAGCAGTCTCTCGTCAGCCGCCGGCTTGCGTCGCGCGCCGCGCGCACCCTTGCCTTCGCCAGTATGATGTTCGCCGCACCGTTCGTTCTCGGCGGCGCTGCGCACGCGCAGCAAATGAACAGCAGCGCGCTCGGTTACGCATCGAGCCAGCCGGACGGATTTCCGAACGGCCAGGTGATGGATGATCAGGCGACCGAAGACGGTGCCCTGCCGGAGCGGCTGCGCCGCACCGTCGTCGCGCTCAACACCTCGGAGGCGCCCGGCACCGTCATCATCGATACCGGCAACACCGCGCTCTACTATGTGCTCGGCGGCGGCCGGGCGATCCGCTACGGCGTCGGTGTCGGCCGCGAGGGCTTTACCTGGGCCGGCGTGCAGACCATCAGCCATAAGGCGGAGTGGCCGGACTGGCATCCGCCGGCCGAGATGATCAAGCGCCAGCCTTATCTGCCGCGCTTCATGGCGGGCGGCCCGGGCAACCCGCTCGGCGCGCGCGCGATGTATCTCGGCTCCAGCGAGTACCGCATCCACGGCACGAATGATCCCTCGACCATCGGCAAGTTCGTCTCCTCGGGCTGCATCCGCCTGACCAATGAGGACGTCGCCGACCTGTTCAGCCGGGTCGATGTCGGCACCAAGGTGGTCGTCATGCCGAAGAACGCGCCGCATCTGGCTGCGCGTGAGCTCGGACCGTCGACGACCGAAATCTCAGTCCGGTCAGCGCCGGCGCGGCAGTCGGCAGTAATGACGCTGCCGTCGGGCCGCCAGGCGATGAACATCCCGGTCTCCGGCTCGCTGTATTGA